One window of the Capnocytophaga haemolytica genome contains the following:
- a CDS encoding HU family DNA-binding protein yields the protein MNKTELIDAVAAESGLTKTDAKKAVDAFFKSVEKALKKGDKVAVVGFGSWSVAKKEAREARNPRSGAVIKVPAKKVVKFKAGAELAEAVNKK from the coding sequence ATGAACAAAACAGAATTAATTGATGCAGTTGCGGCTGAATCAGGTTTGACAAAAACCGACGCAAAAAAGGCAGTAGATGCTTTCTTTAAGAGTGTTGAAAAAGCCTTGAAAAAAGGAGACAAAGTAGCCGTTGTAGGCTTTGGATCTTGGTCTGTTGCTAAGAAAGAAGCAAGAGAAGCAAGAAATCCTCGCTCTGGCGCTGTGATTAAAGTTCCCGCTAAGAAGGTTGTAAAATTCAAAGCAGGAGCAGAACTTGCAGAAGCAGTAAACAAAAAGTAA
- a CDS encoding transcription antitermination protein NusB, whose product MLTRRHIRVKVMQSIYAMQQNQSNDLDQELKFLTQSTAEMQHLYLLITALFTQLYTLANEQNQLMQKKYTATAEEKAFLRKLTSNLLLKSIAENTTLQETIETTKMNLWDINGEYVKIIYKRIIESDTYQQYSATKDSSFEEDKKFIIRIYEEIIAPDEKIYDYISDYNLTWSDDYPVINTFIIRLLNGLEPNSKESYLNPPLYKNADLKEFMTDLFKKTALNDSNFGQYIIDKPSKWDVERIAIIDQILLKMAICEFVKFPSIPIKVTINEYLEIAKEYSTDKSATFINGILNQVLLELQEKNQIKKIGRGLQ is encoded by the coding sequence ATGCTCACAAGAAGACATATTCGCGTAAAAGTAATGCAATCCATCTACGCAATGCAGCAAAACCAAAGTAATGATTTAGATCAAGAACTAAAATTCTTGACCCAGAGTACTGCCGAAATGCAACACCTCTATCTACTCATTACAGCTCTCTTCACACAACTATACACACTAGCTAATGAGCAAAACCAGCTGATGCAGAAGAAATACACAGCTACTGCTGAGGAAAAAGCATTCCTTAGAAAGCTGACAAGCAACCTCCTGCTGAAATCCATAGCAGAAAACACCACCTTACAAGAGACGATTGAGACAACAAAGATGAACCTTTGGGACATCAATGGCGAATATGTAAAGATCATCTACAAAAGAATCATCGAAAGCGATACGTACCAGCAGTACAGCGCTACTAAGGACTCTTCTTTTGAAGAAGACAAGAAGTTTATCATTCGCATATACGAGGAAATTATCGCTCCTGATGAGAAGATCTACGACTACATCAGCGACTACAACCTCACTTGGAGTGATGATTATCCCGTGATCAATACCTTTATCATACGCCTACTCAATGGATTGGAACCCAATAGCAAAGAGAGTTATCTCAACCCTCCTCTTTATAAAAATGCTGACCTAAAGGAGTTTATGACTGACTTATTCAAGAAGACTGCTCTTAACGACTCTAACTTTGGGCAGTACATCATCGACAAACCTTCAAAGTGGGATGTGGAGCGCATTGCCATCATTGATCAAATCTTACTGAAGATGGCTATCTGCGAGTTTGTCAAATTCCCAAGCATCCCTATTAAAGTCACTATCAATGAGTACTTAGAAATTGCAAAAGAGTATTCCACCGATAAAAGTGCTACCTTTATTAATGGGATCCTCAACCAAGTGCTTTTGGAATTACAAGAGAAAAATCAAATAAAGAAAATAGGTAGAGGTTTACAATAG
- the yajC gene encoding preprotein translocase subunit YajC, whose protein sequence is MQTLNQLAPFILMFAVLYLMMIRPQMKRQKQEKTFINEMKKGDKVITKSGMHGRIVELTDDSCVIETLAGKIKFERSAISMEMSKKLNATESKETKDK, encoded by the coding sequence ATGCAGACACTAAATCAATTGGCACCTTTTATACTAATGTTCGCGGTGCTTTATTTAATGATGATTCGTCCACAGATGAAACGCCAGAAACAAGAAAAGACATTCATCAATGAGATGAAGAAAGGCGATAAAGTTATCACTAAGAGCGGTATGCACGGACGCATCGTTGAGCTCACAGATGATAGCTGTGTAATTGAGACCCTTGCTGGCAAGATCAAGTTTGAGCGCTCAGCCATTTCAATGGAAATGTCAAAGAAGCTCAATGCTACTGAAAGCAAAGAGACTAAGGACAAGTAG
- a CDS encoding PAS domain-containing protein, which yields MSEQIIDRPTPINEEVSWDKTRTIISTTDRAGIITDVNQAFVDTCEYSPAELLGKPHNIVRHPDMPKIIFKILWDNIAMGRNFHAIVKNLTKSGKYYWGIVNFEVGRNILGEVVTIMAKRKAVPENVIKDHIEPLYATLLKLEKIGDMELSNRYFKGFLEKQGKSYIEYIMDIMDQSKREVYFEPVINIEQAHTELVATDVSDVVFAEQATDLSPERKSFFEKLFATT from the coding sequence ATGTCAGAGCAAATCATAGACAGACCCACCCCTATAAATGAAGAGGTGAGTTGGGATAAAACGCGAACTATCATCAGTACTACTGATAGGGCGGGTATTATCACGGATGTGAATCAAGCATTTGTAGATACTTGTGAGTATTCACCAGCGGAGCTATTGGGTAAACCCCATAATATCGTCCGCCACCCCGATATGCCTAAAATTATCTTTAAGATTTTGTGGGATAACATCGCTATGGGGCGCAATTTCCACGCTATAGTAAAGAACTTGACAAAGTCAGGTAAGTACTATTGGGGGATTGTGAACTTCGAGGTAGGGAGAAATATCTTGGGCGAAGTAGTTACTATTATGGCAAAGCGCAAGGCAGTGCCTGAGAATGTTATCAAAGATCACATTGAGCCTCTCTATGCAACCTTGTTGAAATTAGAGAAGATTGGAGATATGGAACTGAGCAATCGCTATTTTAAAGGTTTCTTAGAAAAGCAGGGCAAGTCCTATATTGAATATATTATGGATATTATGGATCAGAGCAAACGCGAAGTTTACTTTGAGCCAGTGATTAATATTGAGCAAGCACATACTGAATTGGTAGCCACCGATGTTTCAGATGTTGTATTTGCAGAGCAGGCTACCGACCTCTCACCAGAGCGCAAGAGTTTCTTTGAAAAACTATTTGCCACAACATAG